One Methylohalobius crimeensis 10Ki DNA segment encodes these proteins:
- a CDS encoding DUF1244 domain-containing protein → MDEKTRTEIEAAAFRRLLQHLQTHPDIQNIDLMLTADFCRNCLAKWFLAEAEARGVELDYDASREIIYGMPYADWKAQHQTEASPEQKQAYEERQRRKQAR, encoded by the coding sequence ATGGACGAAAAAACCCGAACCGAAATCGAAGCCGCGGCTTTTCGTCGACTGCTCCAGCATTTACAAACCCATCCCGATATCCAAAACATCGATTTGATGCTTACCGCCGACTTCTGCCGCAACTGTCTGGCGAAATGGTTCCTGGCGGAAGCGGAAGCGCGAGGCGTCGAGCTGGACTACGACGCAAGCCGGGAAATCATCTACGGCATGCCCTACGCCGACTGGAAAGCCCAGCATCAAACCGAAGCGTCCCCTGAGCAGAAGCAAGCCTACGAGGAACGCCAGCGGCGCAAACAAGCGCGATAA
- a CDS encoding phenylpyruvate tautomerase MIF-related protein, producing MPYLRVETNLELSSDKRESILKEASAQLVDKLGKPERFVMVQVVGGADLIFGGTSDPAAYVELKSIGLPENQTEPLSRFVCEFLQAQLNIPPDRVYVELIDIPRKYWGWNNGTF from the coding sequence GCGGGTTGAAACCAATTTGGAGCTGAGTTCGGACAAGCGTGAATCCATCCTGAAAGAGGCCTCCGCCCAACTGGTGGACAAGCTGGGCAAGCCGGAGCGATTCGTGATGGTGCAAGTGGTGGGAGGCGCCGATCTGATTTTCGGCGGCACCTCGGACCCGGCCGCCTATGTGGAGTTGAAAAGCATCGGTCTGCCGGAGAACCAGACCGAACCGCTGTCCCGCTTCGTCTGCGAGTTTCTGCAGGCGCAGTTGAATATTCCCCCGGATCGGGTCTATGTCGAATTGATCGATATTCCGCGTAAATATTGGGGGTGGAACAACGGGACGTTTTAA